One window of the Rosa rugosa chromosome 3, drRosRugo1.1, whole genome shotgun sequence genome contains the following:
- the LOC133737553 gene encoding uncharacterized protein LOC133737553, translating into MERFFKRKSDMLPPPEDSVMSKNSRVRVEINLADLPSDPGLRTRIQDYDPNIRDQVRREYLQRGPYQPREHKFLQTKCGASKRRFISAWFNDFPKWLEYSIEKDRAYCLCCYLFKANIGEQAGGDAFTSDGFRNWKKKERLYDHVGDHNSAHNQTLKKCETLMNEGQHIRNIIHKNAKQSRTDYRIRLTASVNCIRFLLRQGLAFQGHDESDNSSNQGNFLELLQFLVDHDEEVRAVALKNAPENLKMTSPMIQKDIVNAAAVETTNAIIRDMDNALFSILVDEARDVSIKEQMAVIFRYVDKNGCVIERFIGIEHVANTTAITLKEAIDALLCKHSLSISSLCGQGFDGASNMSRELNGLKTLILKENSSAFYVHCFAHQLQLALVAVAKKHSIVGAFFTSVSHVVNIVGASSKRRDILREKQSLKVVQALKVGELSSGRGLNQEIEIKRSADTRWSSHYGTLINFTAMFSPIIDVLDEIAFDKVGSDQKHDAFISLGLLQCFDFIFSLHLMRIVLGISHELSQALQKDDQDIVNAMDLVKICKRKLQDMRDNGRDSLLEQVVVFCGKENIMVPNMSDQHLCKWKSKRKSPEITNLHYYRFDFFCAVIDLQLQELNNRFNEVNTELLLCLACLRLNHSFSTFNKQRLMLLAQFYPDDFSTSDLLVLQSQLDIYIDDMQSNTKFQDLQGISSLAQKLVETGKHKTYPFVYLLITLALVLPVVTTTVERAFSAMNIIKN; encoded by the coding sequence ATGGAAAGATTCTTTAAAAGAAAATCAGATATGCTACCACCCCCTGAAGATAGTGTAATGTCAAAGAATAGTCGTGTTCGGGTAGAAATAAACTTGGCAGATCTTCCTTCAGATCCTGGATTACGAACCAGAATTCAAGATTACGATCCGAACATTCGAGACCAAGTTCGAAGAGAATATCTGCAAAGGGGTCCTTATCAGCCCAGGGAACACAAATTTCTTCAAACCAAGTGTGGAGCTTCGAAACGAAGGTTTATATCTGCTTGGTTCAATGATTTTCCTAAATGGTTGGAATATAGTATCGAAAAAGATCGTGCATATTGTTTGTGCTGCTACCTATTTAAAGCAAATATCGGAGAACAAGCAGGTGGTGATGCATTTACTAGTGATGGTTTTCGAaattggaagaagaaagaaagattaTATGATCATGTTGGAGACCATAATAGTGCTCATAATCAAACTTTGAAAAAGTGTGAAACCTTGATGAATGAAGGACAACACATTCGAAATATCATCCACAAGAATGCTAAGCAATCCAGAACAGATTATCGAATTCGACTCACTGCATCAGTTAATTGCATTCGGTTTCTTCTAAGACAAGGCCTTGCATTTCAGGGCCATGATGAGTCAGACAATTCAAGCAATCAAGGTAACTTTCTTGAGCTTTTGCAATTTCTTGTTGATCATGATGAAGAAGTTAGAGCTGTTGCATTGAAAAATGCTCCAGAAAACCTCAAAATGACATCACCAATGATTCAAAAAGACATAGTCAATGCTGCTGCAGTTGAAACCACAAATGCTATAATTAGAGACATGGATAATGCATTATTCTCTATTCTAGTTGATGAAGCTAGAGATGTTTCTATAAAAGAGCAGATGGCTGTTATCTTTCGTTATGTGGATAAGAATGGTTGTGTGATTGAACGTTTCATTGGCATTGAACATGTTGCCAATACCACTGCCATTACACTTAAAGAAGCTATAGATGCATTGCTTTGTAAACATAGTTTAAGCATATCAAGTTTATGTGGTCAGGGTTTCGACGGAGCCAGTAATATGAGTAGGGAACTTAATGGCTTAAAGACACTTATTTTGAAGGAGAATTCCTCTGCTTTCTATGTCCATTGTTTTGCACATCAGCTTCAGTTAGCTTTGGTGGCTGTAGCAAAGAAACATAGCATTGTAGGTGCCTTCTTCACATCAGTTAGTCATGTTGTAAATATTGTTGGTGCATCTTCTAAACGGCGTGACATTCTTCGAGAAAAGCAGTCTCTCAAAGTTGTTCAAGCATTGAAAGTTGGAGAACTTTCAAGTGGAAGAGGCTTAAATCAAGAAATTGAGATTAAGCGTTCAGCCGATACACGTTGGAGCTCACATTATGGTACGCTCATAAACTTTACTGCCATGTTCTCTCCCATAATTGATGTGCTAGATGAAATTGCATTTGACAAAGTAGGTTCTGATCAGAAACATGATGCCTTTATTTCATTGGGGTTATTGCAATGTTTTGATTTCATATTTAGTCTACACTTGATGAGGATTGTACTTGGAATTAGTCATGAGTTGTCACAAGCCTTGCAAAAAGATGATCAAGATATAGTAAATGCAATGGATTTAGTGAAAATTTGCAAGAGAAAATTGCAAGATATGAGGGATAATGGAAGGGATTCTTTACTAGAGCAGGTTGTTGTCTTTTGTGGCAAGGAAAATATTATGGTTCCCAACATGAGTGATCAGCATCTATGTAAATGGAAATCAAAACGGAAAAGTCCAGAAATCACAAATCTCCACTATTACCGCTTTGATTTCTTTTGTGCTGTGATAGATCTCCAACTTCAAGAGCTAAACAATCGTTTCAATGAGGTTAATACTGAGCTACTCCTTTGTTTGGCATGTTTACGTCTGAATCATTCATTTTCTACTTTCAACAAGCAACGTTTGATGCTTCTTGCTCAATTTTATCCGGATGATTTCTCTACATCAGATTTGCTGGTACTACAATCTCAGCTTGATATTTATATTGATGATATGCAATCTAACACAAAGTTTCAAGACTTGCAAGGAATTTCTTCTCTAGCACAGAAACTTGTCGAGACAGGAAAGCACAAGACATATCCATTTGTCTATCTACTCATAACCTTGGCATTAGTACTTCCAGTTGTAACAACCACAGTTGAAAGAGCATTCTCTGCCATGAACATCATAAAAAATTGA
- the LOC133736975 gene encoding SKP1-interacting partner 15 → MESLPHDALHHIFSLLPLPQIMICRSVSKHLHQVLTSPSFIHLISTHSPPLRLLALRPPHHRHHHLSSPPSLHVFDPDLHRWLRFPLDFLPFRSPHPVASSSGLLYLWADSPDSTTKSLVVCNPLTRRFLTLPQLGSAWSRHGSVLVDSATRVMVLTELAALYFSAAAGNHWLKFSSNLPSKPRSPILVADSVFALCDVGSPWRSQWKLFACAISKLRSSQTWTRLEKQEWGDVFDILKRPRLVRGNGTKILMVGGLKSSFSLNSACSTILILRLDLDSWEWDEAGRMPVDMFKCFQECSKFKVFGGGDRVCFSAKRLGKLALWDNCPGKAEWRWIDGVPGSGDGLCRGFVFEARLTPLP, encoded by the coding sequence ATGGAGTCTCTCCCACACGACGCCCTCCACCACATCTTCTCCCTCCTCCCCCTCCCTCAGATCATGATCTGCCGCTCCGTCAGCAAGCACCTCCACCAAGTCCTCACCTCCCCCTCCTTCATCCACCTCATCTCCACCCACTCCCCTCCCCTCCGCCTCCTCGCCCTCCGCCCTCcccaccaccgccaccaccacctctcctcccctccctccctccacgTCTTCGACCCCGACCTCCACCGCTGGCTCCGCTTCCCCCTCGATTTCCTCCCCTTCCGCTCCCCCCACCCCGTCGCCtcctcctccggcctcctctaCCTCTGGGCCGACTCCCCCGACTCCACCACCAAGTCCCTCGTCGTCTGCAACCCTCTCACCCGCCGCTTCCTCACCTTGCCTCAGCTCGGCTCCGCCTGGTCAAGGCACGGCTCCGTCCTCGTTGACTCCGCCACCCGCGTCATGGTCCTCACCGAGCTCGCCGCGCTTTACTTCTCCGCCGCCGCCGGCAACCACTGGCTCAAATTCTCTTCCAATCTTCCCTCCAAGCCCCGCAGCCCGATCCTCGTGGCCGACTCGGTCTTCGCTCTCTGCGACGTCGGCTCGCCGTGGAGGAGCCAGTGGAAGCTTTTCGCCTGCGCCATTTCGAAGCTGAGGAGCTCGCAGACGTGGACGAGGCTCGAGAAGCAGGAGTGGGGGGACGTGTTCGACATTTTGAAacggcctcgtttggttcgcggaaatgGGACCAAGATCTTGATGGTTGGGGGATTGAAGTCTTCGTTTTCGCTGAACTCGGCGTGCTCGACGATTCTGATACTGAGGCTGGATTTGGATAGCTGGGAGTGGGACGAGGCGGGCCGGATGCCGGTGGATATGTTTAAGTGTTTTCAGGAGTGTAGCAAGTTCAAGGTGTTTGGTGGCGGCGACAGGGTTTGTTTTTCGGCTAAGAGATTGGGGAAGTTGGCTTTGTGGGACAATTGTCCGGGGAAAGCAGAGTGGCGGTGGATTGATGGCGTTCCCGGAAGTGGCGATGGGCTTTGCAGGGGGTTTGTTTTTGAGGCCAGGCTCACCCCATTGCCTTGA